In Terriglobales bacterium, the following are encoded in one genomic region:
- a CDS encoding TlyA family RNA methyltransferase, with product MKLRLDKLLLDRGMVPSRERAQALILAGRVLVNEQKVEKPGTQITPDAEIKLLGNDLRYVSRGGPKLERALQHWKIDLHGRSCMDVGASTGGFTDCMLQHGAARVIAIDTGYGQIDNRLRQDPRVSLLERTNARYLHDNQLQFAVDFFAMDVSFISATLVLPALLAAIRNRLIPRAEFDGVILVKPQFEAGREAIGKGGIVRDEVSQLGAVERVRRAVEEQGGSALDVIDSPILGAEGNREFLLWSLFR from the coding sequence ATGAAACTTCGTCTCGACAAATTGTTGCTCGATCGTGGCATGGTGCCGTCGCGCGAGCGAGCACAGGCACTGATCCTCGCCGGCAGGGTGCTGGTGAATGAACAGAAAGTTGAAAAACCGGGAACGCAGATCACGCCTGACGCTGAGATCAAGTTGCTAGGCAACGACTTGCGCTACGTAAGCCGCGGCGGTCCCAAATTGGAACGCGCGCTGCAGCACTGGAAGATCGATCTGCACGGAAGAAGCTGCATGGATGTGGGCGCCTCCACCGGCGGCTTCACTGACTGCATGCTGCAGCACGGCGCTGCACGCGTCATCGCGATCGACACCGGTTACGGACAAATCGACAATCGATTGCGGCAGGATCCGCGAGTGTCGCTGCTGGAAAGAACAAACGCGCGTTACTTGCACGACAATCAGTTGCAGTTCGCCGTCGATTTTTTTGCCATGGACGTTTCTTTTATATCCGCCACTCTGGTGTTGCCTGCGCTTCTTGCGGCAATCCGTAACAGGCTGATTCCTCGGGCCGAATTCGACGGCGTAATCCTGGTCAAACCACAGTTCGAGGCAGGCCGCGAGGCCATCGGCAAAGGCGGAATCGTGCGCGATGAAGTCTCGCAGCTTGGGGCAGTGGAGCGCGTACGCCGGGCCGTCGAGGAGCAAGGCGGATCGGCACTCGACGTCATCGACTCTCCTATTTTGGGAGCGGAAGGAAACCGCGAGTTCCTGTTATGGTCGCTATTCAGATGA
- a CDS encoding VWA domain-containing protein, translated as MSRFPRITVLAVWLAFDCGGLITVSSQSPPQGDSCVVDLVVLDKRGNRLTDVDKRDLRIEEDGVAQTIASVQKGTPRANESSTSIRPPADAEGSESDIYTNIALSSTNEHEQTILLVDLLNTPRTERNFVLDRLATLLQAPNIAAQHLTIYGLAEDLNLLQDHLSSPQTLLAAMSLIKKHASESSVSLADETGTTVPAPTPLREGLVEFLASVKEFAGFSQEPPLQDRRWITLTALKTIARAAEGIGGRKSLIWFSSDFPCTTATVLGSGIYSCAGDQPDFRAVFQSLQEARLSIYPVNPSNMKDRNENKRSVLALERSPSGTPGIMANLPSTFAGDLASRDMAMQQLADTTGGRNLKGSSLVDAVQIAGDDNNQFLEIRIVSTRSDKGLHTISANSTRRGSTTLYRHIYFGEEGRQATESPEAIHEEILGALGDRFQATGVVLAARQQAQKSGVELFIDPRSLSLERRQDGNFEVEFDVATATLSPSYRILTGNTNRISKVLTSEELQNARRAGLMLRLGYAPHQHAQRVRALVRDAHSGRLGSIDIPLQCCNVLR; from the coding sequence GTGAGCAGGTTTCCACGCATCACGGTTCTGGCAGTCTGGCTTGCTTTCGACTGTGGCGGCTTGATCACTGTCAGCTCACAGTCGCCTCCTCAGGGCGATTCATGTGTAGTGGATCTTGTGGTTCTCGACAAACGTGGGAACCGGCTAACTGACGTCGACAAGAGAGATCTCCGAATAGAAGAGGACGGAGTTGCTCAGACAATCGCATCAGTGCAAAAGGGCACGCCGCGTGCAAATGAGTCATCAACCTCAATCCGACCACCTGCCGATGCTGAGGGCTCGGAGTCTGATATTTATACAAACATTGCTCTGAGTTCCACGAACGAACACGAACAAACGATTCTCCTTGTAGATCTACTAAACACTCCCAGAACCGAACGTAACTTCGTGCTTGACAGACTCGCAACTCTCTTGCAGGCACCTAATATCGCGGCACAGCATTTGACGATCTACGGTCTAGCCGAGGATCTCAACCTCTTACAGGATCATTTATCTTCGCCGCAGACACTATTGGCTGCGATGAGCCTGATTAAGAAGCATGCAAGCGAGTCATCCGTTTCTCTCGCTGACGAAACTGGGACGACTGTACCCGCGCCTACACCGCTGAGAGAGGGCCTCGTCGAGTTCCTGGCATCTGTGAAGGAGTTCGCAGGCTTCAGTCAAGAACCCCCGCTCCAAGATAGAAGGTGGATCACGCTGACTGCGCTCAAGACAATTGCTCGAGCAGCTGAAGGAATAGGTGGAAGGAAGAGCCTCATCTGGTTTTCGAGCGACTTCCCGTGCACGACAGCGACCGTTCTCGGCTCTGGGATCTACTCATGCGCAGGAGACCAACCTGATTTCCGAGCTGTTTTCCAGAGCCTTCAAGAAGCTCGCCTTTCCATCTATCCCGTAAATCCCAGCAATATGAAAGATCGAAATGAGAATAAGCGCTCGGTTCTCGCCTTGGAGAGATCTCCGAGCGGCACTCCCGGCATTATGGCCAATCTACCCTCTACTTTCGCGGGAGATCTCGCCTCAAGAGACATGGCTATGCAGCAACTAGCTGACACTACTGGTGGGCGAAACCTAAAAGGCAGCAGTCTTGTAGACGCGGTTCAGATCGCTGGCGACGACAATAATCAGTTCTTGGAAATCCGAATTGTATCGACAAGGTCCGACAAAGGGCTCCACACAATCTCAGCGAATAGTACTCGCCGCGGTTCGACTACTCTGTACAGGCACATCTATTTTGGCGAGGAAGGACGACAGGCAACAGAATCTCCCGAAGCCATTCACGAGGAGATCCTCGGTGCCCTGGGTGATCGGTTCCAAGCGACAGGAGTGGTTCTAGCTGCACGACAGCAAGCGCAGAAATCTGGAGTCGAACTGTTTATTGATCCCCGATCCCTAAGTCTGGAAAGACGACAGGACGGTAACTTCGAAGTTGAATTCGATGTCGCTACAGCAACTCTGTCTCCGTCCTATCGCATTCTTACGGGCAATACGAATCGGATCTCAAAAGTCCTCACCTCAGAGGAGCTTCAGAACGCGCGGCGAGCCGGCTTAATGCTGCGGCTCGGCTACGCTCCGCATCAACATGCGCAACGAGTTCGTGCGCTGGTTCGCGATGCTCACAGTGGGCGGCTAGGAAGTATTGATATTCCTCTGCAATGCTGTAACGTGCTCCGTTAA
- a CDS encoding NAD(+)/NADH kinase, with product MPVAAIISKPNKPELKEVISGVIQWLGKHGFEAALDPVSAEYCSAGRRVSREELHSLKPEFAIVLGGDGTLLAAARVLADSQVPLLAVNLGSLGFLTEVSLSELYVHLESITKQCCVFDERSMLHCRLIRDGAVVQEQEALNDVVIKATAARLADFELSINGQRVTDYKADALIIATPTGSTAYSLAAGGPILAPSVKALVVTPVSPHALTHRPLVVEETSKIVVNVEVGKEEGFLTADGQVSIPIESGDRIECELGRCRVKLLREKDGQKFFEVLRTKLHWGER from the coding sequence ATGCCCGTCGCCGCGATCATTTCGAAGCCGAACAAGCCAGAGCTAAAGGAAGTGATCTCTGGAGTAATCCAATGGCTAGGAAAGCACGGCTTCGAAGCTGCACTCGATCCGGTCTCTGCGGAATACTGCAGCGCAGGACGCCGAGTTTCCCGCGAGGAACTGCATAGCCTCAAGCCGGAGTTTGCTATCGTGCTCGGCGGTGACGGTACGTTGCTTGCCGCAGCTAGGGTCTTGGCTGATTCCCAAGTGCCGCTCTTAGCTGTAAATCTCGGCTCACTGGGATTTCTTACCGAAGTGTCGCTCTCCGAGCTTTACGTGCATCTGGAGAGCATCACGAAACAGTGCTGCGTTTTTGACGAACGCTCGATGCTCCATTGTCGACTGATTCGCGACGGCGCCGTCGTGCAGGAGCAGGAAGCGCTCAATGATGTCGTCATCAAGGCTACGGCAGCGCGTCTTGCCGATTTCGAGTTGAGCATTAACGGGCAGCGCGTTACCGATTACAAAGCGGATGCTTTAATCATTGCTACGCCGACGGGCTCAACGGCGTATTCGCTGGCTGCCGGTGGTCCCATTTTGGCGCCTAGCGTAAAGGCGTTGGTGGTGACACCCGTCTCTCCACATGCTCTTACACATCGTCCTCTGGTTGTGGAGGAGACTTCGAAAATTGTCGTGAACGTTGAGGTGGGGAAGGAAGAAGGCTTCCTGACCGCGGATGGGCAAGTGAGTATTCCGATCGAGAGCGGCGATCGCATTGAATGCGAGTTGGGACGATGTCGTGTAAAGTTGCTGCGCGAAAAAGACGGGCAGAAGTTCTTCGAAGTCCTGCGCACGAAACTGCATTGGGGAGAGCGATAG
- a CDS encoding amidohydrolase has translation MASFASASANGGLRRAFAWLYLGTLFLAILMTRPASAQEHPAAETIITNANVWTVDRNHPRAEAVAILNQRIVAVGTSADMDAWRGPQTRIIDAAGKLLLPGFNDAHLHFVSGGFQLDQVQLTDSRTREEFVRRIGAQAKKLKKGEWMLGGDWDEQNWTPPQLPTHEWIDAVTPDNPVFVQRHDGHESLANALAMKAAGVTAATKAPAGGEIVRDAQGNPTGIFKDAAQSLIYRVVPEPGQAARIKAAKRALDYAASFGVTSVQDMAVDYADIAAYSVLAERGELTSRIYAAPLETHWQDQAKIGIRHAFGSDFLRIGAVKGFADGSLGSTTAYFFEPYVDAPNTRGLLSDEMHPVSAMRERLTGADKAGLQICVHAIGDQAISIVLDIYQDIEKANGDRDRRWRIEHAQHIAPKDFQRFANLHVIASMQPYHAIDDGQWAERRIGPIRAKTTYAFRTLLDAGVHLAFGTDWTVAPLNPMLGLYAAVTRATLDGKHPNGWIPEQKISIEEAIEAYTLGSAYAEFQDKDKGSITPGKLADLVLVSDNLLKIDPRAIRDAKVEMTMVGGKIVYGGAPE, from the coding sequence ATGGCTTCATTCGCGTCAGCGTCGGCAAACGGCGGCTTGCGCCGCGCGTTTGCATGGCTCTACTTGGGTACACTTTTTCTCGCGATTCTTATGACCAGGCCCGCTTCGGCGCAGGAGCATCCTGCCGCCGAAACCATCATCACTAACGCCAATGTGTGGACGGTTGACCGCAATCATCCGCGCGCCGAGGCGGTTGCGATTCTGAACCAGCGCATCGTCGCTGTGGGCACATCCGCGGATATGGACGCATGGCGTGGGCCGCAGACTCGCATCATCGACGCGGCAGGGAAGTTGCTTCTGCCGGGCTTCAACGATGCTCATCTGCATTTCGTCTCCGGCGGCTTTCAGCTCGATCAGGTGCAACTCACGGACTCTCGAACTCGAGAGGAGTTCGTTCGTCGAATCGGCGCACAAGCCAAAAAGCTGAAGAAGGGCGAGTGGATGCTGGGCGGTGATTGGGACGAGCAGAATTGGACTCCTCCGCAGTTGCCCACGCATGAGTGGATTGATGCAGTCACACCAGACAATCCCGTATTCGTCCAACGCCACGACGGGCACGAATCGCTGGCCAACGCCTTAGCCATGAAAGCGGCGGGAGTGACAGCGGCAACGAAGGCTCCTGCGGGCGGCGAGATCGTGCGCGATGCCCAAGGAAATCCGACGGGCATCTTTAAAGATGCGGCGCAGAGCCTGATCTATAGAGTCGTTCCCGAACCGGGACAGGCGGCGCGCATCAAGGCAGCGAAGCGCGCGCTCGATTACGCGGCGTCGTTTGGCGTGACCAGCGTGCAGGATATGGCGGTCGATTACGCCGACATCGCGGCCTACTCCGTACTCGCGGAACGTGGAGAGCTTACCTCGCGCATCTACGCCGCTCCGCTTGAAACGCATTGGCAGGATCAGGCGAAAATCGGAATTCGTCATGCGTTTGGATCGGACTTCCTTCGCATCGGAGCGGTAAAAGGTTTCGCGGATGGCTCCCTCGGATCGACTACGGCCTACTTCTTCGAGCCATACGTGGATGCGCCGAATACACGCGGCCTACTGTCGGACGAAATGCACCCGGTGAGCGCAATGCGCGAGCGACTGACCGGAGCTGACAAAGCTGGACTCCAGATCTGCGTTCACGCCATTGGCGATCAGGCCATCTCGATCGTGCTGGACATCTATCAGGACATTGAAAAGGCGAACGGCGATCGCGATCGCCGCTGGCGCATCGAACACGCCCAGCATATCGCGCCGAAAGACTTCCAGCGCTTCGCCAACCTGCACGTGATTGCCTCGATGCAGCCCTACCATGCCATCGACGATGGCCAGTGGGCAGAGCGGCGCATTGGACCAATTCGGGCAAAAACCACTTACGCATTTCGCACCTTGCTCGATGCTGGCGTTCACCTTGCTTTTGGCACCGACTGGACGGTTGCTCCGCTCAACCCGATGCTGGGCTTGTACGCCGCAGTCACACGAGCGACGCTCGACGGCAAGCATCCCAACGGCTGGATTCCTGAGCAGAAGATCTCGATCGAAGAAGCCATCGAGGCGTACACGCTCGGTTCTGCTTATGCGGAATTTCAAGACAAAGACAAAGGCTCCATCACGCCCGGCAAACTCGCCGACCTCGTTCTCGTCAGTGACAACCTGCTGAAGATCGACCCCCGGGCAATCCGCGATGCCAAAGTGGAAATGACGATGGTCGGCGGCAAGATCGTTTACGGCGGGGCACCAGAGTAA
- a CDS encoding iron-sulfur cluster assembly accessory protein, with amino-acid sequence MATTTTPNVESTPKTAPVILTPNAVAKVKEIMAQQDPMPAGLRIGVVGGGCSGFSYSMNFENSPGMMDKVLTFDDLKVFVDATSLMYLNGCTVDYLETLEAAGFKFDNPNVKSTCGCGSSFNV; translated from the coding sequence ATGGCAACGACCACTACCCCGAACGTCGAAAGCACACCGAAGACCGCACCCGTTATTCTTACGCCCAACGCTGTGGCCAAGGTGAAGGAGATTATGGCGCAGCAGGATCCGATGCCCGCCGGACTGCGTATCGGCGTGGTCGGCGGAGGCTGCTCAGGCTTTAGCTATTCTATGAATTTCGAGAACTCTCCGGGCATGATGGACAAGGTGCTCACTTTCGACGATCTGAAGGTTTTCGTGGACGCCACCTCACTCATGTACCTGAACGGCTGCACGGTCGATTATCTTGAGACTCTGGAAGCGGCCGGCTTCAAGTTCGACAATCCGAACGTGAAGAGCACCTGCGGCTGCGGGTCATCGTTCAACGTGTAA